Part of the Echeneis naucrates chromosome 1, fEcheNa1.1, whole genome shotgun sequence genome, TACAACTGACACCTGATCAAAATATATGGTACGAGATGAGTGCTGAGGCAGTTCCTCATGTCACTCTTGTTGTGCATGCAAGATCATCAAGCTAAAGATTCGGGCTCCGTGTGGTAACATCTCATGTCAGTGTCTGATTGGTCTACACAAAGTCCTGGTGTGCAAGACACCCATCATGCACACAACATGCAGCAGGAGTAGCAAAAATGCTCCAAAAGATCGCTCACATTGTAATGGGACATGCATTGACAGTTTTAACAATACACAGCATAATGGATTATGTGAACTCAGCACTATTCACCGTGACATCTCTTAGATAGATCAGACTAGAAAGAAATCCTAGGAGCCACTCAtatcacatacatacacaaagataTCAATATGGCAGACAACATGAAAGACGGAACACCACATTGCTGCGAGGAAAAGGTAAAAAAGGATAACAGAATAAGAGTAGATTTCTCATGTACACCATGGCCAGACGCCCAAGTAGAACTGTACACAGATTCGGCCTATGTGACAGGAGAAGTGCATGTGGAGCTTGGGCATTGGCTGAGAGCAGGATTTAAAACAACTGCTGGAGCAATaattaaacatgaaacagaaatgcaaTGAAGCAGTAATAACGTGCAAAGGGTACGACAAAGCTGACACACATATAACGAAAGGTAATGAAGCAGACGGCAGCTAAACAGACAGCAGGATATTCACCTCAATATATGATGATACAGGCAGAGAAAATAGTTCAAGACATTCTTCCAAGATGCGATGTAAATATGTTGATAGCAGAACAGAACAAATCCTCACCACATGGTATCTCAGTATGGGCAGAGAGAGGGGCTACAAAACAAGAGCAAATCTGGAGAGCTCTAGACGGTAGACCTGTCCTACCCTCTGGCATAAGCCGGACAGTGCTGGAGGAGGTACATGGTCTCACACACtgtgtaaagaaataaatggaaaatctTTCACATTGGTGGCATCCTTATCTACCAGCAATGATAGATAATATTGTGAGAGAGTGTTCAGTATGTAATGTATATAATGTAAAGAGTACTGCGAAACCCCATGAAGGGAAATTCGCTTTACTTAAATTGCCAGGTCAGAAAATAGTGATTGATTACACTGACATGGTAGACAGAGTGAGAGGTTAGAGATACTTGTTGGTCGCTGTGGATGCATACACAGGCTGGCCTGAAGCTGTACCTACTGAGAACGAAGATGCAAAGTCTGTGATAAAGTTTTTGATTAATCAGTATATATTTTATCATGGATTTCCAGTGAGAATTAGATCAGATAATGGGACacacttcaaaaataaaaatcgtTATACAGATGATTACAATTTGAACCGCAGTGTAACTTATCTCACACAAAAACCCCACTATGTAtcttaataaaatatttatatacaaTTACTTACTTCACAAAATAAGAGCACCGCACTATAATCAATTTATTGTTCTGAATAAAGTTTGTGTGACCGAAGATTAATGTTATGTACAgggttgtgttttcagaagTAGGAGTGAAGGTTTTGAGTGCTCTCTATTTTGAAGGTTTCTTACAGATAGAAGTTAAGTGATAggactttgaaaacaaagattttcttttttacttttctttttcttttttgataaGGATACAACTGCTGGGATTTACATGTATTGTTGTGTATATTGTTCTACCTTTGGTGTTGGGAGGATtctgagaagagaaaaaaaaaaaaaagggggtgtcTTGcgtagtgtttttgttttttggttgatCTCAGAAATGTCTGAGATCAAAAGGGGGATTGTTGGTATCTCTGACCCTATgttatttacatacttttgtacGGTTGATAATCAAATTGTTTTAACCTGAATATgaatcacatattgttttaatatctgatttCATTcctcttacatgtttttatatgaaatatctatatacagtatatataattttttattattgaatgaaggagatacactggggttgtggactttgtggtttgtgtctgttcttctttctcatccacagaaaacagggaacTACAACAGCCACTAGAGGCTGATCGCAGGAATGGAGCCAGATGATATGAAGAAGTGTGCAACTCAAAGAagtcacacccacatacctcatttcctttgtgtaaccataacaaaAGCTGTGCGCGAGTTCACTTTGGGAAGTCAACAATTTGGTGACCCTGACTTTGATGAAGGAAGGACTTTTATAAAAAGAATTGATTTTAACTTTGAGATTAAGGTGCTTAAAACAGACAACACAGTCATAAGGACAACAAATGAGGCCTCAACTGAAGGGTAAGCAGATCCCTGTTTGACCAAATATCTGCTGCATTGGGACTTTCGAAACTAACGTTGAGCCATGTGTCCACATTGTCTATAAACAGTGAAATGACTGAGAAAAGAGATTGTTGTGAAAACCGCTTTGGGGGTgtcctgcatccttcatcaaacccaacatacagtacatcaatgctaaaaataatttaacaatAAAGCAGCAAAACTTACCAGGTTCTCCTGCTCAATGCGTTGCTGTTCCCGCTGCCTGTTCAGTGCACTGTGGGAAAAGTGACTGAGAGGTGAGTTACTGGCCATACTGGTTTTCTTCCCAGCTGCACTTCCTGGCCTGGACCCTGGGGAAAGGCGTGACAGCTCCCGAAGAAGTCGCTGGTTTTCTCGATCTATACGTCGGACCTCAGCGTTGGTGAATGAGTagttctttctgtttctccctccaGGACAGTGAAAAACCAGATTACCCTCAAGTTGACTCTCTGAACTGAGAGAGTCTGATTGATGAGAAGGAGGCAATCAGGTAAATAACACTCAGCTACTCAAAAAGACAGGTGAGCTctcagaggagaaaatgatTAGTTTAAAGGTTTGTGAGATTAAAGTGAGCACAGTGAGGAAGTCTACAGaaagttttatttctaaatatattACGTGTTTACTGCAACTGTGGTCTTGTCTTAGAAATGTTTCAACTCTGCAATTTTATTTGtggtgcatttcattttaatgtgttggGCATGTGCatagcaaaataaataacaataactaACTACACTTAACCCTAACAATCAGTTACAGCTTCGCACCAGATCCCAAATGAACTGCAACCCCTTCAACAGGTCTccttttgaaatgatttcttaaaattttttattttttgtttaatatacTCAGTACTTTCACATCCAAAATGCTGGCTGGtatattcaaaagaaaaacagtaatcAGTCTTGTCTGTATTTATCAGACTATGAATGTCATGGCTTCACTCACAATCATCCACATCCTCATCTGGGTGTGTATCACTAAGACCACTGGAGGGCACACtgtcttgctgctgctgttgctgcaccttgttctgctccttcttctggTTATGCTTCTTGCTCTGTTCCTGCTCTTTCTGgcttccctcctccacctctgtgtgGTTCAGGTCTAACGACTGCAGAGGGCTGATGTCAGGTGAGGAGAGGGGGCTAACGTCCGTTACTGTATCATCTGACTCCTCTGCATGACTGCTACGAAAAGCCTGATATCCTGTTGAGCCAACTCTAGCCCTTCTCTCTCCATGGGTTAGAGAAGTCTTCTTTTTAGGAAGGGTGGAGGATCCTGCACTGTTTCTACCAGTGCTACTGCTTGAAGTACTTTCTGAGTCTGCATCTACATGAGCTTTGACTGAAGTGGTTAGTGGACTTCGTGTGCACCGATTTCTGGTCtgtttgcttcttctttttaaccTCAAGTGTTTGGCACTGGACAGtaatgtttcttcttcagtcTCATTTGGGCTTTGGCTGTACACATCTTTATCACCACCTTTAGCCAACAAAGCCATAAATGGTCCACTTAACCTTTTGGAGTATAAATCGTGATCATCCTCACTGCTATCATTGACAACTGTATCTGATATAGATCGAACAGATGATAGATTTGATGCCCTGTTCCTCTTGTCTTCCTTTGATTGGTAActgttctctttcttttccacctTGCTTGTGTTGGTCTTCACTtgctttaaatgtctttttgtttcatcagtcccTTGGGACAAATAACCAGTTGTTTTTCCAGTCTGTTTTATATGAAACCCCTTATGTGTTGGTGGACTGCCCaagttttttcctctttcccttctgATGCCCCCATCTTCACAGTTGCTATCAAAAAATGAATGATCCACTTCACCTTCTAGTTCACTGGGGTTGAACATGACAGCCTGCCCCCAAACAGTGAACCTGCAAGACAGTGAAAAACAGAGCACTTACTTGTTTAGATAGTTTTTCAGAACAATGTTATTGTCAATCACCCATATTTTACATTCTGCTGTGTTTTAGGTATTACATGTATTCTCCTTTTGTTACTCAACTCTAATCTGTGGCCAAACTTAAAACACATGCTTTAGTTGTCTATTCAATCACAGCGAAACTAAGTGATTTTAAGATGTACTTGTGGCCTAAGTTGTGTTCAGGTTGCACAGAATAATTTAACTGTATACTAAATCATCGTTGCTCTTTTTTAGGGGCGCATTATATTCAAAAAAGCCTCAGCTTTCAAATAACGGGTTAATATGATCCTActagcaaaaagaaaaagataaaaaagaaacatgatgtGGGGGCTAAAAATTATGAATGGACATTTTTTGATGTATCCGAATGTAGTTTGCCAAAAAACTTGATGGTGTACTGGATCAAATTTTTCGCTGATGATAAACACACCGGCATGATTCTTTAAGCCTCGTCtaccaaataataataataataataataatatataaaaaaacaatacttaACGTATGGGCCTATAGCATTACAGGCAAATTTAGCATTGGGTTTGGACAGACCAATAACGGTAATGGTGGTTTACGGTAATAAAGACACTTCTTCAGCGTAGCAAATGAgagctgacatttaaaaaacaccGTGTTAGAATGAGTGTCGTTGAAAAGCTATAGCGCACACTGAA contains:
- the cfap97 gene encoding cilia- and flagella-associated protein 97 isoform X2, whose translation is MFNPSELEGEVDHSFFDSNCEDGGIRRERGKNLGSPPTHKGFHIKQTGKTTGYLSQGTDETKRHLKQVKTNTSKVEKKENSYQSKEDKRNRASNLSSVRSISDTVVNDSSEDDHDLYSKRLSGPFMALLAKGGDKDVYSQSPNETEEETLLSSAKHLRLKRRSKQTRNRCTRSPLTTSVKAHVDADSESTSSSSTGRNSAGSSTLPKKKTSLTHGERRARVGSTGYQAFRSSHAEESDDTVTDVSPLSSPDISPLQSLDLNHTEVEEGSQKEQEQSKKHNQKKEQNKVQQQQQQDSVPSSGLSDTHPDEDVDDYSLSSESQLEGNLVFHCPGGRNRKNYSFTNAEVRRIDRENQRLLRELSRLSPGSRPGSAAGKKTSMASNSPLSHFSHSALNRQREQQRIEQENLCVRPCTSSSTVRLMPEGRTGLPSRALQICSCFVAPLSAHTEIPCGEDLFCSAINIFTSHLGRMS
- the cfap97 gene encoding cilia- and flagella-associated protein 97 isoform X1 produces the protein MFNPSELEGEVDHSFFDSNCEDGGIRRERGKNLGSPPTHKGFHIKQTGKTTGYLSQGTDETKRHLKQVKTNTSKVEKKENSYQSKEDKRNRASNLSSVRSISDTVVNDSSEDDHDLYSKRLSGPFMALLAKGGDKDVYSQSPNETEEETLLSSAKHLRLKRRSKQTRNRCTRSPLTTSVKAHVDADSESTSSSSTGRNSAGSSTLPKKKTSLTHGERRARVGSTGYQAFRSSHAEESDDTVTDVSPLSSPDISPLQSLDLNHTEVEEGSQKEQEQSKKHNQKKEQNKVQQQQQQDSVPSSGLSDTHPDEDVDDYSLSSESQLEGNLVFHCPGGRNRKNYSFTNAEVRRIDRENQRLLRELSRLSPGSRPGSAAGKKTSMASNSPLSHFSHSALNRQREQQRIEQENLCVRPCTSSSTVRLMPEGRTGLPSRALQICSCFVAPLSAHTEIPCGFPEETGVCQAYTGSEALRATSRLSTPCRIPGCSFTHH
- the cfap97 gene encoding cilia- and flagella-associated protein 97 isoform X3 — its product is MFNPSELEGEVDHSFFDSNCEDGGIRRERGKNLGSPPTHKGFHIKQTGKTTGYLSQGTDETKRHLKQVKTNTSKVEKKENSYQSKEDKRNRASNLSSVRSISDTVVNDSSEDDHDLYSKRLSGPFMALLAKGGDKDVYSQSPNETEEETLLSSAKHLRLKRRSKQTRNRCTRSPLTTSVKAHVDADSESTSSSSTGRNSAGSSTLPKKKTSLTHGERRARVGSTGYQAFRSSHAEESDDTVTDVSPLSSPDISPLQSLDLNHTEVEEGSQKEQEQSKKHNQKKEQNKVQQQQQQDSVPSSGLSDTHPDEDVDDWRNRKNYSFTNAEVRRIDRENQRLLRELSRLSPGSRPGSAAGKKTSMASNSPLSHFSHSALNRQREQQRIEQENLCVRPCTSSSTVRLMPEGRTGLPSRALQICSCFVAPLSAHTEIPCGFPEETGVCQAYTGSEALRATSRLSTPCRIPGCSFTHH
- the cfap97 gene encoding cilia- and flagella-associated protein 97 isoform X4, with translation MFNPSELEGEVDHSFFDSNCEDGGIRRERGKNLGSPPTHKGFHIKQTGKTTGYLSQGTDETKRHLKQVKTNTSKVEKKENSYQSKEDKRNRASNLSSVRSISDTVVNDSSEDDHDLYSKRLSGPFMALLAKGGDKDVYSQSPNETEEETLLSSAKHLRLKRRSKQTRNRCTRSPLTTSVKAHVDADSESTSSSSTGRNSAGSSTLPKKKTSLTHGERRARVGSTGYQAFRSSHAEESDDTVTDVSPLSSPDISPLQSLDLNHTEVEEGSQKEQEQSKKHNQKKEQNKVQQQQQQDSVPSSGLSDTHPDEDVDDYSLSSESQLEGNLVFHCPGGRNRKNYSFTNAEVRRIDRENQRLLRELSRLSPGSRPGSAAGKKTSMASNSPLSHFSHSALNRQREQQRIEQENLAFLKRLESVKPTPGLRRSEQLADYQRHAGYLGAPSHTISGITSEKKRPTSRTNSCPKLSSST